One window of the Nitrospiraceae bacterium genome contains the following:
- a CDS encoding outer membrane protein transport protein, with amino-acid sequence MNAWFAVKLRWHMPSLFLVGTLLLPAWAQAGGLFLTEIGTPDVGLAGAGWAARAQDASTLFKNPAGMTFLEGAQFQGGAQLLYGDIGFTSDGKSTPSGGGGGNPIDVFPGASGFYVHPLGDDWRVGFGIFSNFGLGLKYTGEWVGRYYVKDALLAGVSFMPTASYRVNEYLSVGGGVNVMLGAVKQTVGINNLGTTNDGQMQIKDQAVGVGGNIGVMFTPIRGTRFGLTYQSPIDLNFSDKPNFSNLGPIGTTLKNNGLLNKKLDVGITVPQSLMFSAYHDLSRQWAIMGDFGWQDWSEFGKVDIGVDTANPTNLVANLNYQDTWHVAFGTQYRLNPAWVLSTGFAYDSSMVKDKDRTLSVPVGETYKFGFGALWQTTPTLNLGFSYDLTWIGDMPVDQNRGPLSGRVSGDFKNTSLHFFALTVTWGKGVKMGPGGA; translated from the coding sequence ATGAATGCGTGGTTTGCGGTGAAACTCCGATGGCATATGCCGAGTCTCTTCTTGGTGGGGACATTGCTCCTGCCCGCATGGGCGCAAGCCGGAGGACTCTTTTTGACCGAGATCGGGACTCCGGACGTGGGACTTGCCGGAGCGGGATGGGCGGCCCGCGCCCAGGATGCCTCAACCTTATTTAAAAATCCCGCCGGCATGACCTTCCTGGAGGGTGCGCAATTTCAGGGTGGTGCTCAACTATTATATGGCGATATTGGATTCACCTCCGACGGCAAATCCACCCCGTCAGGCGGCGGTGGCGGGAATCCCATCGATGTGTTTCCCGGAGCCAGCGGATTTTACGTGCATCCCCTGGGAGATGACTGGAGAGTGGGCTTTGGCATATTTTCCAATTTCGGGCTTGGCTTGAAATACACGGGGGAATGGGTCGGTCGCTATTATGTGAAGGACGCGCTGCTGGCCGGAGTCAGTTTCATGCCCACTGCAAGCTATCGGGTGAATGAATACCTGTCTGTCGGCGGAGGGGTCAACGTGATGCTGGGCGCCGTCAAACAAACTGTGGGTATCAACAATCTCGGCACTACCAACGACGGGCAAATGCAAATCAAAGATCAGGCGGTCGGGGTTGGCGGCAATATCGGCGTCATGTTCACGCCGATCCGAGGGACCCGGTTCGGCCTGACGTATCAATCGCCCATTGACTTGAATTTTTCCGATAAGCCGAATTTTTCGAATCTTGGTCCCATCGGGACCACCTTGAAGAATAACGGTCTGCTGAATAAGAAGCTCGATGTGGGCATCACCGTCCCCCAATCGCTGATGTTTAGCGCCTACCACGACCTCAGCAGGCAATGGGCGATCATGGGTGACTTTGGATGGCAGGACTGGTCTGAATTCGGGAAGGTGGATATCGGCGTGGATACGGCGAATCCCACAAACCTCGTCGCCAACCTGAACTATCAGGATACCTGGCATGTGGCGTTTGGGACCCAATATCGTCTGAATCCGGCTTGGGTACTCTCAACGGGGTTTGCCTATGATAGTTCCATGGTGAAGGATAAGGATCGCACCCTCAGCGTCCCGGTTGGCGAAACCTATAAGTTCGGGTTTGGGGCGCTTTGGCAAACGACACCGACCCTTAATCTTGGTTTTTCCTATGACCTGACCTGGATAGGAGATATGCCGGTTGATCAGAATCGTGGACCCCTGTCCGGCCGGGTGTCCGGTGACTTTAAAAACACCAGCCTTCACTTTTTTGCATTGACCGTTACCTGGGGAAAAGGGGTGAAGATGGGGCCGGGAGGAGCCTAA